The window TCAGCTGCGACGGTCGACATCGGTGGCGCTGCGTCTAATACCGTCACTATCAGCGGAACAAGCACCGTTACAAGCTTAGGAACTGTTGCAGCCGGGGCCGTCCGCACGGTCCGATTTCTTGGTTCGCTACTTCTTACGCATAGCGCCGCGTCTCTGATACTGCCGACTGGCGCCAGTATCGCTACAGCGGCTAATGATACGGCTGTGTTTTTGAGCCTGGGCGGCGGCAACTGGTTTTGCCTGGAGTACAACAGGGCAAGCGGCAAAGCACTTGCCAAGGATTTCTCCTACGACCGAACAAACCTCGTCGGCCCTGTTGGTGATTTGGCTGGCATTCCGAATGGCGCGGCTTTTGATAGTGGGACAATCAACGCGACGCGCTATGTCAAGCTCGCTGATGGCACTCTTTTCCAATACAAGACCGTCACCATCGGGGGCGGCACGGTTGCGAACGGCAACGTATTCAAGTCTCTCTCTTATGACATGGGTTACTTGGCAATTTCGCCGGTGGGGGACTGGGTCGTTGCTTCCTACGGAATCTCACAATCGTCTGGCGGCGGCTGGGCCGGACAACAAACATTCGGTGCCGCGGGGACCTGGGGCACGTGGGCGGCTTACACCAGTACCGCAGCCACAGGCAGCATCACTATATCTTTGGTAGGGATCGGTCGATGGAAACTATGAATATCCGTGTCTGTGGCCAGCGATTTGAAGACGGCGTTTCGCTTGAGGTGGAAAAGCGCGGAAAAGTTTTGATTCTTAACGGTGAAGAATTTGATTTTTCGCCAATGCTCGAAGGTTCAACCCTGCCGGTACAGGCTATTAATTCTGACTGGTTTGTTGGTGATGCAAGTTGTAGGGATGGCGCTATCTCGATACAGCTGAGGTATCCAATTCCGTTTAACTTCAGCCCGGAGCAGGCGACACCTCAGGACCTGCTCAGCGTTCCAGACGGCGATGTACTGTTCCCCGCCGCACTTCCAGATCCTTTCGCACAAGGAGAGGGCAATGAGTAACATCGACTGGTCTCGACTGATCACTGCTGAGATGAAAGCTGCCGTAATTGCGTCCGAGCAGCTTGCCTTAGCCAAAGCCGAGCTATCCGCCAGAAACGGGGGGGCGGCCGTACAGATAGCCCGCATTCAGGACCGCATCGACACGATCGGCTTCGGTATCGAAGTTGGCGAATCGACCGAGGAAGATGAGGCGGAGCAGGCCGCGCTGCTGATCAATCTCAAAGCCTGGAAAACCTACAAGTTCGCACTGGGCAAAGTCACCGTGCAGCCGACCTGGTATGCCGCGCCGGTATGGCCGGTTGAGCCAGTGGTGCCGGTAATCGTGGCCGATCCGCAAACTGTGGCCGCCGGCCTGACCTGACGCGCCACCGCAGTACAACGCAACCCGCCATCGAGCGGGATTTTTTTTGCCTGGAGAAACGTGATGCCAGTTACCGACAAAGACCGCGACATTCTCGCCCGCACGCTGTGGGGCGAGGCCAGAGGAGAATCGCTGGAGGGCCAAATCGCCGTGGCTTGGACGATCCGCAACCGCGTGAACGATGGCAAAGCCAAGTCATGGTGGGGGGAGGGCTATGCAGGTGTGTGCCAGAAGCCGTACCAGTTCAGCTGCTGGAACAAAAACGACCCGAACTACGTTTACCTAAATGGCGCGAAGCCCATCCCGTTTCGCGAGTTCGCCCAAGCACAGATCGCTGCTGACCAGGTGATTGCCGGAAAGGTGCCAGATCCCACTGGCGGCGCCACACACTACTACGCGACCACCATGCCGAAGCCACCGACGTGGGTGAAGGGTGCCAAGCAGACGTTGAAACTCGGTCACCACGTCTTCTTCAAGGATGTGCCATGACAGCCTTCAGCCGGTTGTCTCGCGTGCTGGCCAAGTCCGAAGAGGATCGGCTGTTCTTCGAATGCCCTGGCTGCAACATGGTCCACGGCATTTCGCATGGCTCAGGCCCGGGCCAAGGAAGAAGCCAAGTCCGACTACGCCGCAGCCAATCGACTACTACAGGAGCGTACTGGCGGCGACCCGGCCCAGGCAGCCGCATCGATCATTGATCAGGAGTTAGGGTTATGAGGTTGGTGTTGATGGGGTTGGTGGTGTTGCTGGTGGGGTGCGCGACCCAGGTGCCTGAGGTGCGCACAGTACGGATGGAGGTTCCGGTGCTGGTGTCGTGCAAGACGCAGGAGGTGGCGGTGCCGCCTTGGGCTGCGGCGAGCCTTAAGAAGGCCGATCCGCTGGAGCTGAAGGTGCGGGCGCTGCTGGCTGAGCGGCGCCAGCGTATAGGATACGAGCGCGGTCTGATCGCAGCAGTCGTGGCGTGCCAGTAGGCGGGATATGCCCATAGGATCATTTCCCACCTACTGAGCGGATCATGCGATTAGTCAACTTGGTAATTTAAATAGCTCTTTCAAATCCACTTCAACAATAGGTGCGGTGAAGCGCGGAAGACTATTTAAGTTGTCGAGTTCTGTATCGTTTCCGTCAGTGGATAAAAAGGTCTCATCATATACGTGCACATTTGCACGGGCCTCGAACTTTTTGGTCTGACGATTTCGGGTCGCTGTTTT of the Pseudomonas frederiksbergensis genome contains:
- a CDS encoding phage tail protein codes for the protein MSNIDWSRLITAEMKAAVIASEQLALAKAELSARNGGAAVQIARIQDRIDTIGFGIEVGESTEEDEAEQAALLINLKAWKTYKFALGKVTVQPTWYAAPVWPVEPVVPVIVADPQTVAAGLT
- a CDS encoding cell wall hydrolase gives rise to the protein MPVTDKDRDILARTLWGEARGESLEGQIAVAWTIRNRVNDGKAKSWWGEGYAGVCQKPYQFSCWNKNDPNYVYLNGAKPIPFREFAQAQIAADQVIAGKVPDPTGGATHYYATTMPKPPTWVKGAKQTLKLGHHVFFKDVP
- a CDS encoding DUF3892 domain-containing protein, translating into MTEYWIIAAAYSEEEQHISWVMLTRSVDDKVKDAWLADREYVADLINTGSATFKTATRNRQTKKFEARANVHVYDETFLSTDGNDTELDNLNSLPRFTAPIVEVDLKELFKLPS